The Lichenihabitans psoromatis genome contains a region encoding:
- a CDS encoding CarD family transcriptional regulator — translation MTDKSESVRAPANKIGGDRMSTFRQPMGGKPGAFKPDLTAKPVIKPTGKAHGFKAQEFIVYPAHGVGQIVAIEEEEVAGFKLELFVISFAKDKMKLKVPVPKVHSVGMRKLSEPDVVKRSLDTLTGRARVKRTMWSRRAQEYEAKINSGDLVSIAEVVRDLYRSDAQPEQSYSERQLYEAALDRMAREISAVQKLTDSEALKLLDEQLQKGPRRTGKADAESEAEGDADAETETDGGDVDEAA, via the coding sequence GACAAGAGTGAGAGCGTACGGGCTCCGGCCAATAAGATCGGTGGCGATCGGATGTCGACGTTCCGGCAACCGATGGGCGGCAAGCCGGGTGCCTTCAAGCCTGATTTGACCGCCAAGCCGGTCATCAAGCCGACCGGAAAGGCGCATGGCTTCAAGGCGCAGGAATTCATCGTCTATCCGGCGCATGGTGTCGGTCAGATCGTCGCGATCGAAGAGGAAGAGGTCGCCGGTTTCAAGCTCGAGCTGTTCGTCATCAGCTTCGCCAAAGACAAGATGAAGTTGAAGGTGCCGGTTCCCAAAGTCCACAGCGTCGGCATGCGGAAGCTCAGCGAGCCGGATGTGGTCAAGCGTTCGCTCGACACGTTGACGGGCCGGGCGCGCGTCAAACGCACGATGTGGTCGCGACGGGCGCAGGAATATGAAGCCAAGATCAATTCCGGCGATCTCGTCAGCATCGCCGAAGTGGTCCGCGATCTTTATCGCTCCGACGCACAGCCGGAACAGTCTTACTCCGAGCGGCAGCTTTACGAGGCCGCGCTCGACCGGATGGCCCGTGAGATTTCGGCCGTGCAAAAGCTGACCGACAGCGAAGCTCTGAAGCTGCTCGATGAGCAGTTGCAGAAGGGCCCGCGTCGCACCGGCAAGGCCGATGCCGAGAGTGAAGCCGAGGGCGACGCTGATGCCGAGACCGAGACCGACGGCGGGGATGTCGACGAGGCAGCATAA